From a region of the Paenibacillus lutimineralis genome:
- the murB gene encoding UDP-N-acetylmuramate dehydrogenase: protein MQQWLGELSQLDVGEILPDEPMSRYTTWKIGGPADALIVPENAEQLARLMTALHQQQIPWMMIGKGSNMLVSDKGIRGAVIKLGKEFEEIRFNGNEAWAEGGASFVRLSIMAGKQGLTGLEFAGGIPGTVGGAVYMNAGAHGSDLSRIFKSAEIVLETGELVTCNAEDMRFSYRHSRLQEQPGIVIRACLELKEGDRLEIAAAMAAYKDRRRKTQPLQQPCAGSVFRNPPGDYSARLIEEAGLKGMRVGGAEVSRLHANFIINTGQATAEDVLSLMEQIKNTIASKYGVHLVPEVFFVGER, encoded by the coding sequence ATGCAGCAATGGTTGGGGGAATTATCGCAGCTTGATGTCGGAGAGATCCTGCCGGACGAACCCATGTCCAGATACACGACTTGGAAGATTGGGGGTCCAGCAGATGCCCTGATCGTTCCTGAAAATGCAGAACAATTGGCACGTCTTATGACCGCACTGCATCAGCAGCAAATTCCCTGGATGATGATCGGTAAGGGCTCTAATATGCTTGTCTCTGACAAGGGCATCCGCGGCGCGGTGATCAAGCTCGGGAAGGAATTCGAAGAGATCCGGTTTAATGGCAATGAAGCCTGGGCCGAAGGCGGTGCTTCCTTCGTCAGATTGAGTATTATGGCAGGCAAGCAGGGCTTGACTGGTCTGGAATTCGCAGGAGGCATTCCCGGCACGGTGGGGGGAGCTGTCTACATGAACGCTGGCGCTCACGGGTCTGATTTGTCACGCATATTCAAATCCGCTGAAATTGTTCTGGAGACAGGTGAATTGGTTACCTGTAATGCGGAGGATATGAGGTTCTCTTACCGCCATTCTAGATTGCAGGAGCAACCTGGCATTGTCATACGTGCCTGCCTTGAGCTTAAGGAAGGTGACCGTCTTGAAATTGCTGCCGCGATGGCTGCATATAAGGACCGTCGCCGTAAGACCCAGCCGTTGCAGCAGCCGTGCGCGGGCAGTGTGTTCCGCAATCCGCCGGGTGATTATTCCGCTAGGCTGATTGAGGAGGCGGGATTAAAAGGAATGCGGGTAGGCGGGGCCGAAGTATCTAGGCTGCATGCCAATTTCATCATCAATACCGGGCAAGCAACAGCAGAGGACGTTCTTTCGCTTATGGAGCAGATTAAGAACACCATCGCCTCGAAATATGGGGTTCATTTGGTGCCTGAGGTATTCTTCGTGGGCGAACGGTAA
- the spoVE gene encoding stage V sporulation protein E, whose protein sequence is MNKSRKAPDFWLLASILSLLTIGIVMVYSAGSVLGFHDYGDPFYFVKRQALFAVLGLVAMFFTMNFDYRLLKRYAKIGLIVCFALLVIVLIPGIGVVRGGARSWLGISSFGIQPSEFMKLGMILFLSYWLSKEDYRITHFTRGLLPPLGIIGLAFGTIMLQPDLGTGTVMLGASMLIVFTAGARIKHLAGLAAVGAIGFVGLILAAPYRLARITAFLDPWSDPLGAGYQIIQSLYAIGPGGLAGLGLGMSRQKYSYVPEPQTDFIFSILAEELGFIGGLLVLMLFLILIWRGMRVAMTIDDAFGSLLAVGIVGMVGVQVVINIGVVIGLMPVTGITLPLISYGGSSLTLMLTALGILLNLSRFAR, encoded by the coding sequence ATGAATAAGAGCCGAAAGGCGCCGGATTTCTGGCTACTAGCCAGTATTTTGTCCCTGCTGACGATCGGAATTGTAATGGTATATAGCGCGGGCTCTGTGCTCGGTTTTCATGATTACGGAGATCCCTTTTATTTTGTGAAGCGTCAGGCTTTATTTGCTGTTCTTGGCCTGGTGGCCATGTTCTTTACGATGAACTTTGATTATCGCTTGTTGAAGAGATATGCAAAAATAGGGCTGATCGTCTGCTTCGCCCTGCTGGTCATCGTATTGATTCCGGGAATTGGCGTAGTTAGGGGCGGAGCGAGAAGCTGGCTAGGCATTAGCTCGTTCGGTATTCAGCCCTCTGAATTTATGAAGCTTGGCATGATTCTCTTTCTGTCCTATTGGCTCAGTAAGGAGGATTATAGAATCACTCATTTTACGAGAGGCCTGCTGCCTCCGCTCGGCATCATTGGTCTAGCCTTTGGCACGATTATGCTACAGCCGGATCTGGGTACCGGTACAGTAATGCTGGGAGCCTCGATGTTGATCGTATTTACGGCTGGTGCGAGAATCAAGCACCTGGCTGGACTAGCAGCCGTGGGTGCTATCGGCTTTGTCGGACTTATTCTGGCCGCACCTTACCGCTTGGCGAGAATTACGGCATTTCTTGATCCATGGTCCGATCCTCTGGGTGCGGGTTATCAGATTATTCAGTCCCTGTACGCGATTGGTCCCGGCGGCCTAGCTGGCTTGGGACTGGGGATGAGCAGACAGAAATATAGCTATGTACCGGAGCCCCAGACGGACTTTATATTTTCGATCTTAGCGGAGGAGCTTGGCTTCATCGGTGGATTGCTCGTTCTGATGTTATTCCTGATCCTAATCTGGCGTGGTATGAGAGTCGCGATGACGATTGATGATGCGTTTGGAAGTTTGCTTGCGGTCGGGATCGTTGGTATGGTAGGGGTTCAGGTTGTTATTAATATCGGTGTAGTAATCGGCCTTATGCCAGTTACAGGCATCACTTTGCCGCTGATAAGCTACGGTGGCTCATCGTTGACCTTAATGCTTACAGCTCTAGGCATTTTACTTAATTTATCCCGTTTTGCGAGGTGA
- the murD gene encoding UDP-N-acetylmuramoyl-L-alanine--D-glutamate ligase yields MNHPEQYRGRQVVVLGLAKSGVQVAKSLHHYGALVTVNDRKTREESPEASELEALGISVVCGGHPDGLISSSVELVVKNPGIPYSAPPVVQALELGIDVVTEVEVAYHLSQAPIIGITGSNGKTTTTTWIGNMLNAAGLNPIVAGNIGTPLCEAAEQSVEENWLVAELSSFQLKGTKDFKPKVAVLLNVAETHLDYHGSMEDYVASKTKLFANQTADDIAVVNWDDPVCRELVPHLKARLIPFSMTEELRIEGVFVTPSYISEVDDELERTVVYRDKDGHIKPIITVEEIGLLGRFNVGNAMAAIAASIAAGAESERLTEPLRTFKGVEHRLEFVEVKHKVAYYNNSKATNGKATINALGALNKPIVLIAGGLDRGSDYMELLPAFEKKVKAVVALGQTKEKIAKVAQLAGLTDIVIVDNVDSAASTLRKAILQAAELASPGDIVLLSPACASWDMFSSYEERGRIFKEAVHTL; encoded by the coding sequence ATGAATCATCCAGAACAGTATCGGGGACGACAAGTTGTCGTCCTCGGTTTAGCAAAAAGCGGTGTACAGGTTGCCAAGAGCCTTCATCATTATGGAGCCCTAGTTACAGTAAATGATAGGAAGACGCGAGAAGAGAGTCCCGAAGCTTCTGAACTAGAGGCTTTGGGAATTTCTGTTGTATGCGGAGGACATCCGGACGGACTTATTTCTTCGTCTGTAGAACTTGTGGTGAAGAACCCGGGCATCCCGTACAGCGCTCCACCTGTCGTTCAGGCGCTGGAGCTCGGCATCGATGTTGTAACTGAGGTAGAGGTGGCCTATCATCTAAGTCAAGCACCGATCATCGGCATTACCGGTTCGAATGGGAAGACGACGACAACTACTTGGATCGGCAATATGTTGAATGCTGCCGGACTTAATCCGATTGTTGCGGGAAATATCGGTACACCGCTCTGTGAAGCTGCCGAGCAGTCCGTGGAAGAGAATTGGCTTGTAGCTGAGCTCAGCAGCTTCCAGCTAAAGGGCACCAAAGACTTTAAGCCCAAAGTGGCTGTGCTGCTTAATGTTGCCGAGACGCATCTGGATTATCATGGCTCAATGGAGGATTATGTCGCTTCCAAGACGAAGCTGTTCGCCAATCAGACAGCGGACGACATCGCTGTCGTAAACTGGGATGACCCCGTCTGCCGCGAGTTAGTCCCTCACTTGAAGGCGAGATTAATTCCATTCTCGATGACAGAGGAATTAAGAATCGAGGGTGTATTCGTTACGCCGTCCTATATTTCCGAAGTCGATGATGAATTGGAGCGAACTGTTGTATATCGCGATAAGGACGGACATATCAAGCCGATTATTACAGTGGAAGAAATCGGCCTGCTCGGCCGCTTCAATGTGGGGAACGCAATGGCTGCGATCGCCGCTTCCATAGCGGCAGGTGCGGAGTCCGAGCGGCTTACTGAGCCTTTGCGTACATTCAAAGGGGTGGAGCATCGGCTCGAATTTGTGGAAGTGAAGCATAAGGTAGCCTATTACAATAACTCCAAAGCGACGAATGGCAAAGCAACGATCAATGCGCTTGGGGCTCTGAACAAACCAATCGTATTGATCGCAGGAGGGCTAGATCGTGGCTCTGATTACATGGAGCTGCTGCCGGCCTTCGAGAAGAAAGTGAAAGCGGTGGTTGCGCTTGGACAGACGAAGGAGAAAATCGCCAAGGTCGCACAGCTTGCAGGTCTAACCGATATCGTCATTGTCGATAATGTTGACAGTGCCGCCTCCACGCTAAGGAAGGCGATCTTGCAGGCTGCAGAACTCGCTAGCCCTGGAGATATTGTCTTACTATCTCCGGCTTGTGCAAGCTGGGATATGTTCAGTTCCTATGAAGAGCGTGGACGCATTTTTAAAGAGGCGGTGCATACCCTTTAA
- a CDS encoding stage V sporulation protein D, with protein MKISRLTIRRRLFMLLFMLCVLFLALVARLAYVQLGKGAELSAKAEDSWRRNIPYSAKRGEISDRNGNVLAYNVTTPTIMAIPVQVKSPETTARSLSPLLGMNEEAVLKVITKKESIVRLQPGGRKITMEKAQEIRDLDLPGIVVAEDNKRYYPYGGLAAHILGFTGGYNQGLTGLESKYDSELNGMNGSVSYLSDAGGRLMPGSSEVYVEPKDGLNLQLTIDKSIQSIIERELDQAMARLNANSALTIAMNPKTGEILGMAGRPGFDPANYQDVDPQVYNRNLPIWMTYEPGSTFKIITLAAALEEQKVDLLHDQFFDPGFAKVGGATLRCWKRGGHGSQTFLQVVENSCNPGFVALGQRLGKETLFKYIKDFGFGSKTGIDLSGEENGILFKLSQVGPVELATTSFGQGVSVTPIQQITAVSAAINGGKLFKPYVAKSWTNPDTGQVVDVTEPQIVRQVISEDTSKKVRAALESVVANGTGGNAFIDGYRVGGKTGTAQKVINGRYSANEHIVSFIGFAPADDPQIVVYTAVDNPQGIQFGGVVAAPIVRNILADALDYLNIPPRKDQVAKKYKYGETPVVTVPDLIGYTAQDIYEDMNMNFNLVKSGAGSVVINQAPKAGTRVDKGSTIRIYMGSEAEAEHEHEDEHE; from the coding sequence ATGAAGATCTCCAGGCTTACGATAAGAAGAAGATTGTTCATGCTGCTGTTTATGCTATGTGTGCTGTTCCTGGCTCTCGTTGCCCGGCTAGCTTATGTACAATTGGGTAAGGGTGCAGAGTTGTCGGCGAAGGCAGAGGATTCCTGGCGGCGCAACATTCCTTATTCCGCGAAGCGCGGCGAGATTAGTGATCGCAATGGGAATGTGCTCGCTTATAATGTAACGACTCCTACAATTATGGCGATCCCTGTACAGGTGAAATCGCCGGAGACAACGGCGCGCAGTCTGTCGCCTCTACTTGGGATGAACGAGGAAGCCGTGCTTAAAGTAATCACTAAGAAAGAATCCATAGTCAGGCTACAGCCCGGGGGTCGCAAAATTACGATGGAAAAGGCACAAGAAATTCGTGATTTGGATCTGCCGGGTATTGTTGTTGCCGAAGACAATAAAAGATATTATCCTTATGGAGGACTTGCCGCGCATATTCTGGGCTTCACCGGAGGATATAATCAAGGATTGACTGGTCTAGAGAGCAAATATGACAGCGAGCTGAACGGGATGAATGGCAGTGTGTCTTATCTGTCCGATGCTGGCGGAAGATTGATGCCAGGCTCATCAGAGGTCTATGTAGAGCCCAAGGATGGACTGAATCTGCAGCTGACGATTGATAAGTCGATTCAGAGCATTATAGAGCGAGAGCTCGATCAAGCGATGGCCAGGCTAAATGCCAATTCTGCGTTGACGATCGCGATGAACCCGAAGACGGGTGAGATTTTGGGTATGGCGGGTAGGCCTGGATTTGATCCGGCTAATTATCAAGATGTCGATCCTCAGGTATATAACCGGAATCTTCCGATCTGGATGACCTATGAACCGGGTTCAACCTTCAAGATTATTACGCTGGCGGCTGCTCTAGAAGAACAGAAGGTCGATCTGCTGCATGATCAATTCTTTGATCCGGGTTTTGCTAAGGTAGGCGGGGCTACGCTTCGCTGTTGGAAGAGAGGCGGGCATGGCAGCCAGACCTTCCTGCAGGTCGTCGAAAATTCCTGTAACCCTGGGTTTGTTGCTCTGGGTCAGCGCTTGGGTAAGGAGACTTTATTTAAGTATATTAAGGATTTCGGTTTTGGCAGTAAGACGGGTATCGATCTCAGCGGCGAAGAGAATGGGATTCTGTTCAAATTGTCCCAGGTCGGCCCAGTGGAGCTGGCAACAACCTCCTTTGGCCAAGGTGTATCGGTGACGCCGATCCAGCAGATCACCGCTGTGTCGGCAGCCATTAACGGTGGCAAGCTATTCAAGCCTTACGTGGCCAAATCATGGACGAATCCGGATACTGGGCAGGTTGTTGATGTTACAGAGCCGCAGATCGTCCGTCAGGTGATCTCTGAGGATACTTCGAAGAAGGTACGGGCCGCGCTTGAGAGTGTGGTAGCGAACGGTACAGGCGGCAATGCATTCATCGACGGGTATCGCGTAGGAGGCAAGACGGGGACGGCCCAGAAGGTAATAAACGGACGTTATTCTGCCAATGAGCATATCGTGTCATTCATCGGCTTCGCGCCAGCGGATGATCCACAAATCGTCGTATATACGGCGGTGGACAATCCGCAGGGAATTCAGTTCGGTGGTGTAGTAGCAGCGCCAATCGTACGCAACATCCTTGCCGATGCGCTCGACTATTTGAATATTCCGCCCCGCAAGGATCAGGTTGCGAAGAAGTATAAGTACGGTGAGACGCCGGTCGTTACGGTTCCTGATCTGATCGGCTACACGGCGCAGGATATCTATGAAGATATGAACATGAATTTTAATCTGGTGAAATCAGGCGCTGGCTCTGTTGTCATCAATCAGGCCCCAAAAGCGGGTACAAGAGTGGATAAAGGCTCAACAATCCGCATTTATATGGGAAGTGAGGCTGAGGCCGAACACGAGCATGAAGACGAGCATGAGTAG
- a CDS encoding UDP-N-acetylmuramoyl-tripeptide--D-alanyl-D-alanine ligase, giving the protein MIKRKLADIAAMCGGQVANADDNNLIIHGVITDSRHIQQGCLFVPLSGERFDGHAFVADSLASGAGAALWERAKGNPPGPAVLVDNALEAMQLLAKSYLAAVGAKVVGITGSNGKTTTKDLLFALLATTYKVHKTSGNYNNHIGMPLTILDMPEDTEIAVLEMGMSGRYEIEFLSKLAEPEAAIVTNIGESHLEQLGSRLEIARAKLEILSGMKTGGLFIYIGDEPLITEVLADPNTPKPEQLHTLTFGVNGNHDIYPSGIMFLEHGTMFTPNVGETPLELPLLGEHNVVNCLAALAVARHYGVTEANMKEGLKHAELTGMRIEIIEGANGVTILNDAYNASPTSVRAAVNVLNKMKGYRNKIAVLGDMLELGEDEVQFHQEVGEYLTTENTDLLFTYGRLGKEIAVGAKKHLAPDNIYAYDDKSELIHKLISVLHPKDVVLVKASRGMKLEEVVEAVKHSKLHQ; this is encoded by the coding sequence GTGATAAAAAGAAAATTAGCGGACATTGCCGCCATGTGCGGTGGACAGGTGGCTAATGCCGATGATAACAACTTAATAATTCATGGAGTGATTACTGATTCCAGACATATTCAGCAGGGTTGCCTATTCGTGCCTCTATCTGGTGAGAGATTCGACGGACACGCCTTCGTGGCAGACAGTCTGGCAAGCGGGGCGGGCGCCGCATTATGGGAACGGGCTAAAGGCAACCCTCCAGGACCGGCTGTTCTGGTCGACAACGCCCTTGAAGCGATGCAACTCCTCGCTAAGAGCTATCTCGCTGCCGTAGGCGCTAAGGTAGTCGGAATTACCGGCAGCAACGGGAAGACGACGACTAAGGACCTGTTGTTTGCCCTACTGGCTACTACTTATAAAGTGCATAAGACGAGCGGCAACTATAACAATCATATTGGGATGCCGCTTACCATCCTGGATATGCCGGAGGATACCGAGATAGCTGTGCTTGAGATGGGCATGAGCGGCCGCTATGAAATCGAATTTCTTTCAAAGCTCGCTGAACCGGAGGCGGCCATCGTTACCAATATCGGCGAATCACATTTGGAGCAACTCGGTTCCCGTCTTGAGATTGCCCGCGCCAAGCTAGAGATTCTGTCAGGAATGAAGACGGGCGGCTTGTTCATATACATTGGCGATGAACCTTTAATTACCGAGGTGCTGGCTGATCCGAATACACCAAAACCGGAGCAGCTGCATACACTGACTTTTGGTGTAAATGGAAATCATGATATTTATCCGAGCGGAATCATGTTCCTGGAGCATGGCACCATGTTCACCCCGAACGTTGGGGAGACGCCGCTGGAGCTGCCGCTTCTTGGCGAGCATAATGTTGTAAATTGCCTTGCAGCACTTGCGGTTGCCAGACACTATGGCGTAACGGAGGCCAATATGAAAGAAGGCCTTAAGCATGCGGAGCTAACTGGGATGCGGATTGAGATCATTGAAGGCGCGAATGGGGTTACTATTCTGAACGATGCCTATAATGCGAGCCCTACATCTGTGAGAGCAGCGGTTAATGTGCTGAACAAGATGAAGGGATATCGGAACAAAATCGCCGTACTCGGGGATATGCTTGAGCTCGGAGAGGATGAAGTGCAGTTCCATCAAGAAGTGGGAGAGTATTTAACAACGGAGAATACGGATTTGTTGTTTACGTACGGGCGCCTGGGCAAGGAAATTGCTGTAGGGGCGAAGAAACACCTCGCTCCGGACAATATTTATGCATACGATGATAAAAGCGAGCTTATTCATAAATTAATCAGTGTACTTCATCCGAAGGATGTTGTACTGGTGAAGGCCTCACGCGGAATGAAGCTTGAAGAAGTCGTCGAAGCGGTCAAACATAGCAAATTACATCAATAA
- the mraY gene encoding phospho-N-acetylmuramoyl-pentapeptide-transferase: protein MDYGLILLTIGVSFILAVISAPLLIPLLRRMKFGQQIRVEGPQSHQKKAGTPTMGGVVIILAFTIAYLKFSVVNTDFYVLLVATLGFGLVGFLDDYIKIVFKRSLGLTPKQKLFGQLLFAGIITALLISEGHSTAIGIPGTDFAFDLGPWFYYPFIILMMLAISNAVNFTDGLDGLLSGVSGIAFGAYAIIAMQATSMVAAVCAAAMIGAVIGFLVFNAHPAKVFMGDTGSLGIGGAIAGIAIVTKSELLFLVIGGVFVIEMLSVVLQVISFKTRGKRIFKMSPIHHHFELSGWSEWRVVTTFWAVGLVLAVVGLYLNKGL from the coding sequence ATGGATTACGGACTTATCTTATTAACGATTGGAGTATCTTTCATTTTGGCTGTCATATCAGCCCCTCTATTAATCCCTTTATTGCGACGGATGAAATTCGGTCAGCAAATTCGCGTAGAAGGGCCGCAGAGTCATCAGAAGAAAGCAGGCACGCCTACAATGGGCGGAGTTGTCATTATATTAGCTTTTACGATCGCATATTTGAAATTCTCGGTAGTGAACACAGACTTCTATGTCTTGCTGGTAGCTACTCTGGGCTTTGGGCTGGTAGGGTTTCTTGATGATTACATTAAAATTGTATTCAAACGATCCCTGGGACTGACACCTAAGCAGAAACTATTTGGTCAACTACTATTCGCCGGTATTATTACAGCATTGCTTATATCGGAAGGACATAGCACAGCGATTGGCATTCCAGGAACGGACTTCGCCTTCGATTTAGGACCTTGGTTCTATTATCCCTTTATTATTCTGATGATGCTGGCGATCAGCAATGCGGTCAATTTCACAGATGGCCTCGATGGCCTTCTGTCCGGTGTTAGCGGCATTGCCTTCGGCGCGTATGCAATTATCGCCATGCAGGCTACTTCCATGGTAGCAGCAGTCTGCGCGGCGGCTATGATCGGGGCGGTGATTGGATTTCTAGTGTTCAACGCGCACCCGGCCAAGGTGTTTATGGGCGATACTGGTTCGCTTGGCATCGGCGGGGCGATTGCCGGAATTGCGATCGTAACGAAGAGTGAACTGCTATTTTTAGTCATCGGCGGCGTTTTCGTTATTGAGATGCTGTCGGTCGTATTGCAGGTAATCTCTTTCAAGACACGCGGCAAAAGAATTTTTAAAATGAGCCCGATACATCACCATTTCGAGCTGTCAGGTTGGTCGGAATGGCGTGTTGTTACGACATTTTGGGCGGTCGGCCTCGTGCTAGCTGTCGTTGGACTTTATTTGAACAAGGGGTTGTAG
- a CDS encoding UDP-N-acetylmuramoyl-L-alanyl-D-glutamate--2,6-diaminopimelate ligase, translating to MLLKDLATYLIASEISGDENVDCQGICFDSRQVNRGDLFLCLPGHTVDGHQYAKQAAEQGASALVVQRFLEEVPLPQLKVKDSRLAMAVLGNIFFDYPSNHLKAIGITGTNGKTTTTYLIERILLDQGMKPGLIGTIERRFDGKAVPMPRTTPEALDLQRYLHEMVQEDASHCVMEVSSHALEQGRVKGTHFRTAVFTNLTQDHLDYHETMEAYRAAKGLFFSRLGNEYPQDPTERSYAVLNVDDAASDYFAKLTSAETITYGVDHQADVKASNISVTARGTTFHIETFRGSADITLRMVGKFNVYNALAAIATTLLEGIPLESIKESLESIKGVEGRVEAVDEGQSFTVIVDYAHTPDGLENVLRTVNEFAKGRVICVFGCGGDRDRKKRPIMGKIAAKYGDHVIITSDNPRTEDPVLILKDIEAGLIEDNIPLDRYELIVDRHAAIQKAIEMASHDDVVLIAGKGHETYQIIGKEVHDFDDRLIAKEAIRGLVK from the coding sequence ATGCTGCTTAAAGATTTAGCAACTTATTTAATAGCTTCGGAAATTTCGGGAGATGAGAACGTAGATTGTCAGGGGATCTGCTTTGATTCCAGACAAGTGAATCGTGGCGATCTGTTCCTTTGTCTGCCGGGACATACCGTTGACGGCCATCAATATGCGAAGCAGGCAGCTGAGCAGGGGGCTAGTGCGCTGGTCGTACAGCGCTTCCTGGAAGAGGTTCCGCTGCCGCAGCTCAAAGTGAAGGACAGCCGTCTCGCCATGGCAGTACTTGGTAATATATTTTTTGATTATCCCAGCAATCATTTGAAAGCAATCGGTATTACTGGAACGAACGGGAAGACGACAACAACCTATTTGATTGAGCGTATATTGCTGGATCAGGGGATGAAGCCGGGGTTGATCGGTACGATCGAGCGCCGCTTTGATGGAAAGGCAGTTCCTATGCCGCGGACGACTCCGGAAGCGCTGGATTTGCAGCGCTACCTGCACGAAATGGTACAAGAAGACGCTTCTCATTGCGTGATGGAGGTATCCTCTCATGCGCTTGAACAGGGCCGGGTAAAGGGTACACATTTCCGTACAGCCGTGTTTACTAACCTGACCCAGGACCATCTGGATTATCATGAGACGATGGAGGCATACAGGGCAGCAAAGGGATTATTCTTCTCACGTCTTGGTAATGAGTATCCGCAAGATCCGACTGAACGGAGTTATGCGGTGTTGAATGTGGATGATGCGGCTTCTGATTACTTTGCTAAGCTGACCTCGGCAGAGACGATTACGTATGGGGTAGACCATCAAGCAGACGTTAAAGCCTCGAACATCTCTGTGACAGCGCGGGGAACCACCTTCCATATAGAGACTTTCCGCGGCAGTGCGGACATTACTTTGCGTATGGTCGGCAAATTCAATGTATATAATGCCTTGGCTGCTATCGCAACAACTTTATTGGAAGGCATTCCGCTTGAGAGCATCAAGGAGAGTCTGGAATCGATCAAGGGGGTTGAAGGCCGGGTAGAAGCTGTAGACGAGGGCCAATCCTTTACGGTTATCGTGGATTACGCTCATACTCCTGACGGTCTAGAGAATGTACTGCGCACGGTCAATGAATTTGCCAAAGGCCGGGTCATTTGCGTGTTTGGCTGCGGCGGAGACCGGGACCGGAAGAAGCGTCCAATCATGGGCAAGATCGCAGCAAAGTACGGAGATCACGTTATTATCACATCGGATAATCCGCGGACAGAGGACCCAGTATTGATATTGAAAGATATCGAGGCAGGACTTATAGAAGACAATATTCCGCTCGATCGTTATGAACTGATCGTAGACCGCCATGCAGCGATTCAAAAGGCTATTGAAATGGCAAGCCATGACGATGTAGTATTGATTGCGGGGAAAGGACATGAGACCTATCAGATCATTGGTAAGGAAGTACATGATTTTGATGATCGTCTCATTGCCAAAGAAGCGATAAGGGGTTTAGTAAAGTGA
- the murG gene encoding undecaprenyldiphospho-muramoylpentapeptide beta-N-acetylglucosaminyltransferase, producing MRVVLTGGGTGGHIYPALAVANQCALEEPNSEFLYIGGQKGLESSIVPKADIAFKSIEITGFRRKLSFENVKTVMRFLKGVQQSKQMLREFKPDVVIGTGGYVCGPVVYAAAKLGIPSMIHEQNAVPGLTNRFLSKYVDTVAVSFDESMSLFPGSKHVIYTGNPRATTVVSANKNKGYESLGVSKDRPIVVLVGGSQGARAINEAMVQMATELNNLPDITFVYVTGNNYYEPTLKSIESKLGGLPGNLLILPYVHNMPEVLAATSLIVNRAGASFLAEITSLGLPSILIPSPNVTNNHQEKNARSLEKAGAAEVILEPDLTGQGLFEGIRRIMQDANLHTAMSAASRGLGKPDSAQLIVAEMKRLSSKQAKA from the coding sequence ATGCGCGTCGTATTGACCGGCGGTGGTACGGGAGGACATATCTACCCGGCACTTGCCGTTGCTAATCAATGTGCTCTAGAGGAGCCTAACTCTGAATTTCTATATATCGGTGGACAGAAAGGTTTGGAGAGTTCGATCGTACCGAAGGCGGATATCGCTTTTAAGTCGATTGAGATCACGGGCTTTCGCCGTAAATTATCTTTTGAAAATGTGAAGACAGTCATGCGCTTCCTAAAAGGGGTTCAACAATCCAAGCAGATGCTGCGTGAGTTCAAACCGGACGTTGTGATCGGTACAGGTGGATATGTATGCGGTCCGGTCGTATATGCGGCCGCGAAGCTGGGCATTCCGTCAATGATCCACGAGCAGAATGCAGTTCCAGGATTAACGAATCGCTTTTTGAGCAAGTATGTAGATACCGTTGCAGTAAGCTTCGATGAATCGATGTCCTTGTTCCCAGGAAGCAAGCATGTAATCTATACAGGAAATCCACGTGCGACTACGGTCGTATCAGCGAATAAGAATAAAGGATATGAATCATTGGGCGTGTCCAAGGACCGTCCAATTGTGGTGCTTGTTGGCGGTAGTCAAGGGGCGAGAGCTATCAATGAGGCGATGGTGCAAATGGCTACGGAATTGAATAATTTGCCGGACATCACCTTCGTCTATGTAACAGGTAATAACTATTACGAACCAACGCTGAAATCGATTGAGAGCAAGCTGGGCGGTCTGCCTGGTAATTTACTGATTCTCCCTTATGTTCACAATATGCCTGAGGTGCTTGCAGCAACCTCCTTGATCGTTAACCGAGCCGGGGCTTCCTTCCTGGCTGAGATCACTTCGCTCGGCTTACCTTCCATTCTGATCCCTTCGCCGAATGTGACGAACAACCATCAGGAGAAGAATGCCAGATCATTGGAGAAAGCCGGTGCGGCCGAAGTGATCCTGGAGCCGGATCTTACCGGCCAAGGGCTGTTTGAAGGTATCCGGCGAATTATGCAGGATGCCAACCTGCATACAGCCATGTCTGCCGCTTCGCGTGGTCTTGGCAAGCCGGATTCGGCACAGTTGATCGTGGCCGAGATGAAGAGGTTGTCCAGCAAACAAGCAAAAGCCTAG